AGGCTCAGGTGGTCGCCTACCGCGCCCGCTACGCCGCAGGAGAAACCTGCCCAGCGCTAGCAGAGGAGGCAGGGGTCACACGGGTCACGCTGTGGTACGCGCTCATGGGTCGTGCGTACAGGCACGTGCCTGGTGCGGTCACAAATATCCACTTTCGTCGCGACGACAGAGGATCGAAACACACCAAGGCAGTCCTCACTGAGCGCCTCATCCGCCCAATCTACTACGCGTTTTGGGGTGGGTACCTGGACTCCGTGCAGCTCGCGAAACGATTCGGGGTGGACGACGAGACGATCCGCGGCGTTGTGCACAACGTGACCTGGACGCACGTGCCACGCCCAGTTGTGCGGATTGGGCGGGTCAAAATTGGGCCGAGACACTATCGGGTCATCAAGAGAAAGGGGGCGTAGCGATGAGTACAAACAATCCAAACGGAGGTCCTATGGGTCAGATAACGGCAAAAAAGCATGCGGCGAAACTGAAGCGGCAGGCGGAGCGCGATGAGGCCATCCGTCGTGAGGAATTTGGGAAGGGTTACCAAGCAGGTCTCATGAGCGGATTCGGAGACGGATTTATCGAGGGGCAATGCGCAGGGTTCGAGGAAGGGGTCAGCGGTGGGTATACCCGCTGTGCTGCCAACTACAAGAACCGCTCATTCTGGGCCCGCCTCCGCTACCTCATCAACCCCAACTCCGTCATCTAGAGCAACAGGAGGGATCATGGCCACTACCACCACGCGCAAACCAGCACAGGCCCCTGTAGGGGGCAAACGCCCTGCATTACGGGCACACGCTGAAGCAGCGTGTGTGGCGCAGCCCTCTGATCCCTCCTCCTCGCTCGAGGACAGCGCGGCGTATGCGATCGGCTACCACGCGGGCATGGCAGAGGGGCAGAGAATCGGAGCAGAGCGTGAGCGTGCGGCATTGACGACCGAGGAATCAATCGGCGAACGCATCAATCGGATGCTCGCACTAGAAATGTACCCGTTGCGCGAGCGGGCCACGGACATCGTGATGAGCTGGATCATCTATTCGACTGGGGCGGCTATCGTGGTCGGCTGGGGGATCGCAATCTGGAGATTTTTCAAATGGATGTAATCGTACGCACAACATTCCACGCGACTCTGGCGGTCCTCGGGCTCTCGCCCGACTCTCAGCACCCCCTCTGCGACTGGTGCGGCAAGAAGGCCGCGGACGGCGAGGCGCACGGCCGCTGGTGGTTCCACCAACGTTGCCG
This genomic window from Nitrospira sp. contains:
- a CDS encoding HNH endonuclease — translated: MSATNPTYLISYDLPIEVNQADYELLSRIFETVTINGDCWEAAGPRNSTSRYVRLSRCSNPYQIGYVHRFVCHLYHGLPLNHRTHECHHLCGNRVCCRPSHLVPLSIAEHHSATHSAGQYLSGDQVSWSVLTEAQVVAYRARYAAGETCPALAEEAGVTRVTLWYALMGRAYRHVPGAVTNIHFRRDDRGSKHTKAVLTERLIRPIYYAFWGGYLDSVQLAKRFGVDDETIRGVVHNVTWTHVPRPVVRIGRVKIGPRHYRVIKRKGA